The following proteins are co-located in the uncultured Draconibacterium sp. genome:
- a CDS encoding single-stranded DNA-binding protein — MSVNKVILVGNVGKDPEVRHLDSGVAVANFTLATSESYTAKNGERVTTTEWHNIVLWRGLADVAEKYVTKGRQLYIEGRIRTRSYDDKDGNKRYITEIYGDTMQMLGTKADNQGGDVQNKQQSSPISTPAASEPQIDEPSGDEDLPF; from the coding sequence ATGTCAGTAAACAAAGTTATTTTAGTAGGAAACGTTGGAAAAGATCCTGAAGTAAGACATTTAGACTCGGGCGTTGCAGTTGCAAATTTCACTTTGGCAACATCAGAATCATACACCGCAAAAAACGGCGAAAGAGTTACAACCACCGAGTGGCACAACATTGTACTTTGGCGTGGTTTGGCCGATGTGGCTGAAAAATATGTTACCAAAGGACGTCAATTGTATATTGAAGGACGAATTCGTACCCGATCGTACGATGACAAAGACGGAAATAAAAGGTACATTACTGAGATTTATGGCGACACCATGCAAATGTTAGGTACCAAAGCCGACAATCAGGGAGGAGACGTACAAAACAAACAACAGTCATCACCAATATCAACACCTGCGGCTAGCGAGCCACAAATCGATGAACCAAGTGGTGATGAAGATTTACCATTCTAA